A genomic region of Pogoniulus pusillus isolate bPogPus1 chromosome 35, bPogPus1.pri, whole genome shotgun sequence contains the following coding sequences:
- the GARNL3 gene encoding GTPase-activating Rap/Ran-GAP domain-like protein 3 isoform X3: MSLDKFEKGPREIFHPEIQKDLLVLEEQEGSVNFKFGVLYAKDGQLTDDEMFSNETGSESFQRFLHLLGDTITLKGWTGYRGGLDTKNDTTGTSSIYTVFQGHEIMFHVSTMLPYSRENKQQVERKRHIGNDIVTIVFQEGEESSPAFKPSMIRSHFTHIFALVRYNKQNDSYRLKIFSEESVPLFGPPLPSPPVFTNHQEFRDFVLVKLINGEKATLETPTFSQKRQRTLDMLIRSLYQDMMPDLHKVNNMLNRRSFSDVLPESPKSTRKKEEARQAEFVRLGQALKLKTTVKGDATANLATTSFCKKEPWESQSFCSNFPHEVVCADSWGQSLLVSTDVGILLIDDGQPSVQVFDKTLQIKQMHVLETLNLLIARTDRGKDSRVLVFRLSVVQNDIETKQIIRSKYDCRENKLERTKGCHLYAINTHHGSELRVVVAIRNKLLLVTKKYNPCTSSTSSSLLSSSESPVEEFQYIREICLSDPPVVMALVDGPTGDSDNMICVAYRHQFDLVNESTGESYRLHHVEANKVNFVAAIDVYEDGEAGLLLCYNYVCQYRKVYPFNGGSPLIQPSAYDFQFSWNQVPYAVVCAFPYILAFTTDSIEIRLVVNGNLVHTAVVPELQLVASRSDIYFKAAAAVSGSSDSSSKEMSSTSSPQTPAAHEMPESPLSSLEAEIPCKNLYKIPLSNLVGRSIERPLKSPLAPKVITTTTPTGIAPLPVTHSLSLSRMEIKEIASRTRKELLGLLDEPIPKTESAQKQKKAPRRQSDPKQGAVRSTSSDRIISSSFESFSEGRHLSTSSDPDTLANREESSPSSCPFQPISLYDEDFIDLK; encoded by the exons GGATCTGTGAATTTTAAATTTGGAGTCCTTTATGCTAAGGATGGACAGCTTACAGATGATGAAATGTTCAGCAATG AAACTGGGAGCGAAAGCTTTCAAAGGTTTTTGCATCTCTTGGGTGACACAATCACTTTGAAAGGCTGGACAGGCTACCGAGGAGGACTGGACACTAAAA ATGATACAACAGGAACCAGTTCCATCTATACAGTTTTTCAAGGTCATGAAATTATGTTCCATGTTTCAACCATGTTACCATATTCTAGGGAGAACAAACAGCAG gtagaAAGGAAGCGCCACATTGGGAATGACATCGTCACGATCGTGTTCCAGGAAGGCGAGGaatcctctccagccttcaagCCGTCCATGATCCGCTCTCATTTCACAC ATATTTTTGCCTTAGTGAGATATAATAAGCAGAATGATAGTTACAG GctgaaaatattttcagaaGAAAGCGTTCCTCTGTTTGGGCCTCCACTTCCATCCCCACCTGTGTTTACAAATCACCAGGAATTCAGGGATTTTGTCTTAGTGAAAT TAATAAATGGGGAGAAAGCCACCTTGGAAACTCCAACTTTTTCTCAGAAACGTCAGCGCACCCTGGACATGCTGATCCGCTCTTTGTACCAAGACATGATGCCTGATCTCCACAAGGTGAAT AACATGCTCAATAGAAGGTCCTTCAGTGATGTGTTACCAGAGTCCCCAAAGTCAACACggaaaaaagaggaagctcGGCAGGCAGAGTTTGTGCGGCTCGGTCAG GCATTGAAATTGAAAACCACTGTGAAAGGGGATGCCACAGCTAACTTGGCAACCACAAGCTTTTGTAAAAAGGAG CCTTGGGAATCTCAATCTTTCTGCAGTAATTTTCCTCATGAGGTTGTCTGTGCAGATTCCTGGGGCCAGTCCTTGCTGGTTTCTACAGATGTTGGCATCTTGTTGATAGATG ATGGTCAACCATCAGTGCAAGTATTTGATAAAACTCTTCAAATAAAGCAGATGCATGTTTTGGAAACTCTCAATCTTTTGATTGCCCGAACAGACAGAG GGAAAGACTCTCGTGTCCTTGTCTTCAGACTCAGTGTTGTCCAAAATGACATAGAAACAAAGCAAATTATAAGAAGCAAATACGACTGCAGAGAAAATAAACTGGAGAGAACCAAAG GCTGCCATTTGTATGCCATTAATACTCACCATGGCAGTGAGCtaagggttgttgtggccattcGGAACAAGCTGCTTCTCGTCACAAAGAAGTACAATCCATGCACCAGTTctaccagcagctctctgctctcctcatctGAATCTCCCGTGGAGGAGTTCCAGTACATCCGA GAAATATGCCTTTCTGACCCTCCAGTGGTGATGGCATTGGTGGATGGCCCTACTGGAGACAGTGACAATATGATCTGTGTAGCGTATCGGCACCAGTTTGATTTAGTTAATGAGAGTACTGGGGAGTCCTATAGACTGCATCATGTTGAAGCAAACAAG GTTAACTTTGTTGCAGCTATTGATGTCTATGAAGATGGTGAAGCTGGTCTTCTGTTGTGTTATAACT ATGTTTGCCAATACAGAAAGGTATATCCTTTCAATGGAGGCTCTCCTCTGATCCAGCCATCAGCCTATGACTTCCAGTTCAGCTGGAATCAAGTTCCTTATGCTGTTG TCTGTGCTTTCCCTTACATCCTTGCCTTCACTACGGATTCCATTGAGATCCGGTTAGTGGTGAATGGGAACTTAGTCCACACAGCAGTTGTGCCTGAGCTTCAACTTGTAGCATCAAGG TCAGATATTTAttttaaagctgctgctgctgtgagtggATCATCTGACAGCAGCTCTAAGGAAATGAGTTCAACGAGTTCTCCTCAAACACCGGCAGCTCATGAAATGCCAGaatctcctctttcttctctggAAG ctgaaattCCATGCAAAAATCTCTACAAAATTCCTCTCAGTAATCTGGTTGGGCGAAGCATTGAACGACCTCTGAAGTCACCTTTGGCTCCCAAGGTCATCACTACTACAACACCCACTGGCATTGCCCCTCTTCCAGTTACTCACTCACTGTCCTTATCTCGTATGGAGATCAAAGAAATTGCAAGCAGGACACGTAAAGAATTGCTGG GCCTCTTGGATGAGCCTATACCCAAGACAGAAAGCGCACAGAAGCAAAAAAAGGCTCCTCGAAGACAGTCAGACCCCAAGCAGGGAGCAGTAAGATCAACTAGTAGTGACAG